The Streptomyces sp. NBC_01463 DNA window CGGCGGTGACCATCTTCGCGCCGTGCTTGGCGATGCCGCCGGCCTCGTAGTCGCGGCCGACCATGAAGCCCGAGATGTTCTGCAGGAAGACCAGCGGGATGCCGCGCTGGTCGCACAGCTCGATGAAGTGCGCGCCCTTCTGGGCGGACTCGGAGAACAGGATGCCGTTGTTGGCGACGATCCCGACCGGATGGCCGTGGATGTGCGCGAAGCCGGTGATCAGCGTCGTGCCGTACTCCGCCTTGAACTCGGCGAACCGCGAACCGTCGACGACCCGGGCGATCACCTCGCGCACGTCATAGGGCGTGCGCGAGTCGACGGGGACCGCCCCGTACAGACCGGCGGGGTCCACCTTCGGCTCGTCGGCCGGCTGCACGGACCACGGCAGCGCGCCCCGGTCCGGCAGGGTGGCCACGATGTTCCGCACGATCCGCAGCGCGTGCGCGTCGTCCTCGGCGAGGTGGTCGGTGACCCCGGACGTACGGGAGTGGACCTCGCCGCCGCCCAGCTCCTCGGCCGTGACGACCTCACCCGTCGCGGCCTTCACCAGCGGCGGTCCGCCCAGGAAGATCGTCCCCTGGTTCCGGACGATCACGGCCTCGTCGCTCATCGCCGGGACGTACGCCCCGCCGGCCGTGCAGGAGCCCAGCACCGCCGCGATCTGCGGGATGCCGGCCCCGGACATCCGGGCCTGGTTGTAGAAGATCCGCCCGAAGTGCTCACGGTCCGGGAACACCTCGTCCTGCATCGGCAGGAAGGCGCCGCCCGAGTCCACCAGGTAGAGACACGGCAGCCGGTTCTCCAGCGCCACCTCCTGGGCGCGCAGGTGCTTCTTCACCGTCATCGGGTAGTACGTGCCGCCCTTGACGGTCGCGTCGTTGGCGACGATCACGCACTCGCGGCCGCTGACCCGGCCGATCCCGGCGATCACCCCGGCGGCCGGCGCCGCGCCCCCGTACAGCCCCTCGGCCGCCAGCGGGGCCAGCTCCAGGAAGGGCGAGCCCGGATCGAGGAGGGTGTCCACCCGCTCCCGGGGCAACAGCTTGCCGCGCGCCACATGCCGGGCGCGGGCCTTCTCACCCCCGCCGAGCCTGGCCGTGGCGAGCCGCTTGCGCAGCTCGTCGGTGAGCGCGTGATGCGCCGCCTCGTTGGCCTGCCAGGCCTCCGAGGCGGGATCGGCCGCGCTCGCCAGCACCGGTGCCTGCTGCATCCTGTCGAGCCCCCTTGCCCGTACCGCAGTGGTTAATGAGCGTTAACGCCCCTTCAGGTTAACGACCGCTAACGCGCCTGTCTAGAATGACTTCCCATGAGCACCCATGCCGCCGCCCGCGTCGCGGCCCCCACCCGCCGCGAGCAGATCCTCAAGGAGGCCGCCCGCCTCTTCGCCGAGCGCGGCTTCCACGGCGTCGGCGTCGACGAGATAGGCGCCGCCGTCGGCATCAGCGGCCCCGGCCTCTACCGGCACTTCCCCGGCAAGGACGCGATGCTCGCCGAACTGCTCGTCGGCATCAGCGAGCGGCTGCTGAGCGGCGGGCAGCTGCGGGTCTCCGAGGACGCCTCCGGTGACAGGTCCCCCGAGGCGCTCCTGGACGCGCTCATCGAGGGCCACATCGACTTCGCCCTCGACGACCGCCCTCTGATCACCCTGCACGACCGGGAGCTGGACCGCCTGCGGGACACCGATCGCAAGCGGGTGCGCCGGCTCCAGCGCGAGTACGTCGAGGTGTGGGTCGCCGTCGTCCGCGAGCTCTACCCGGACCTCCCCGAGCACGAGGCCCGCGCCACCGTCCACGCCGTCTTCGGCCTGCTGAACTCGACCCCGCACCTGGGCCGCCCCGGCGCCCTTCCCGGCCGCACGGACACCGCGGCGCTGCTGCACCGGCTGGCGCGGGGCGCCTTCGCCGCCGCGGGGGAGCGCGAGGCCGGCTGAGCGGCCGGGCGACCGGCCGCCCACCCCTCGATTCACCCGGCACGCTGCGCACACCCCACGGCACAATGGGTTCATGCCGATACCCAGCCGCGCCGCCCTCGTCGACCATCTCGTCCGCACGCGTATCGCGGGAGACGTCGCGACCCCGCGCGACAACAACCTCGCCCACTACCGCAAGCTCGCCAACGGCGACCGCCACTACTGGCTGGGTCTCGAGCTCGGCGACCGGTGGCGCGACGAGCAGGACGTCCTGGCGGTGATGGCCGAGCGGTGCGGGGTCAGCGACGACCCGGAGCACCGGTTCGGGCAGGACACCATCGACCCGGAGCTCACGGTCGACGCCCTGGAGCGGGCCGCGGCCCGGCTGCGGAAGGCGGCCGACGGCTCCGAGCGGGTGCTGTTCGCCACCGGTCACCCGGGCGGGCTCCTGGACGTCCACCGGCTGACGGCGGCGGCGCTGCGGACGGCCGGCTGCGAGATCATGCGGATTCCGGCCGGGCTGATGGCGGACGAGGGCATGGTCTTCCAGTTCGCGGACGTCGCCGTGCAGGAGCGCGGCGCGACCCTCTGGCACACCCATTCCCCGGCGCCGATGGCGGCCATCCTGGACGCCCTGGAGCGCGAGGGCCGCCCGATGCCCGACCTGGTCGTGGCCGACCACGGCTGGGCGGGATGCGCGGCGCAGCGCGGTCTGGACGCGATCGGTTACGCGGACTGCAACGACCCGGCGCTGTTCCTGGGGGAGTCCGAGGGCACCCTTCAGGTGGCCGTCCCCCTGGACGACCATGTGCTGGACCCGCGATTCTACGACCCGATGACCGACTACCTCCTGGACGCCGCCGGGCTGCTCTGACCGTCCGGACCGGGCGTCCGGGCGTGTCCGATTCGTTCAAGAAGCCGGCACCGGTGGCGCACTAACGTCACGACCATGAACAGCGCAGCCAAGGAATCACGCCACCTCGGCGTCCACATCGCCCGCACGGCCGACGAGGTCTACGCCTTCGCGTCGGACCCGCGGAACCTTCCCGCGTGGGCCCACGGCCTGGGTGACTCCATCACGGAGACCGACGGCCGGTGGGTCGCCGAGTCCTCGCCCATGGGAAGGGCCGTGGTGGACTTCGTGCCGCACAACGAGCTGGGCGTCCTCGACCACGACGTCACGCTGCCGTCCGGTGAGACCGTCCACAACCCGGTCCGGGTGATCGGCGACGGCACCGGCAGCGAGGTCGTGTTCACCCTTCGCCGGCGGCCCGGGATGAGCGACGCCGACTTCGAGCGGGACGCCGACACGGTCGCCGGCGACCTGGACCGGCTCCGGGGGCTGCTGGAGCCGGCGTAGCCGCGGTCCGGACGGTCCGGCCGGCCCCGGTTACCGGGGCCCTTCCGTCCGGTCGGTGAACAGCCCGCCGCCCCCGCTGTCCTCGTCGTCGCCGGCCACCGCGCCACCTCCGGCGGCCCGGGCCCGGCGCCGCTGTTCCAGTCCCGGCGTCGGGTCCAGATACACCCGCCGGATCGCCGGATACCGCTCCCGCAGCTGCTGCTCCGCCTCCTCGCAGGCCCACTCGACCTGCTCGGCGCTGGCCACGTCCCGGAAGTCGACCTTCGCGGCGATCAGGATCTCGGACGGCCCCTGGATGAGCGTGGTCAGTTCCAGTACGTCGATGATGTGCGGCACCGTCAGCAGTTCCTCGCGCACCCCCGCACGCATCGCCGCCGGCACCGGCCGGCCGATCAGCAGCTGGGCGTTGGACCGGCCGAGCACCCAGGCCACGTACACGAGCAGCGCCCCGATCAGGATCGACGCGACACCGTCCCAGACGCCGGAGCCCGACAGCTGGCCGCCGAGCAGACCGCCCGCGGCCAGCAGCAGACCGGCGAGCGCCGCCGAGTCCTCCATCACGACGGCCTTGACCGCGGTGTCGGGGGTGAGCCGGAGGTAGCGCTTCGCGGGGGTGCCGAGACGGCCGGCCTCGGCGCGCACCTGCCGCAGCCCCGTGCGCAGGGAGAAGCCCTCCAGCAGGAAGGCGACGGCGAGCACGAGGTACGAGATGAGCGGGTCGCCGAGCTCCTCGCCCGCGACCAGGGTGTGGATGCCGTCGTAGATCGAGAAGACCGCGCCGCCGACGAACGTGGCGACGGAGGCGAGCATCGCCCAGATGTACCGCTCGGGGCCGTAGCCCAGCGGGTGTTCGTCGTCGGCGGGCTTCTCGCTGCGCTTGAGCGCGGTGAGCAGCAGCACCTCGGTGACCGTGTCGGCGACCGAGTGGGCCGCCTCGGAGAGCATCGCGCTCGATCCGCTGATCAGCCCGGCGACGGCCTTCGCCACGGCGATGCCGAGGTTGGCCACCGCCGCGACGATGACGGTGAACGTGGACTCGCCACCGCTCGCCGTATCCGTTCCGGCACCGGACTCCCCGCCATCAGCACGTGCGTCACTCATGGTGGGGAGTATGTCCGCAGCCGGGCCGGGTATGTCCGACGCGCGGCCGCGAGCCGCAGGCCCGTTCAGCCCTTCCGGGGGACCCGGACCACGCCCTCCTGGATGACGGTGATCGCCAGCCGGCCGTCCTGCGTGTAGATACGGGCCTGGCCCAGGCCGCGCCCGCCGGACGCGGACGGCGACTCCTGGTCGTACAGCAGCCATTCGTCGGCGCGGAACGGCCGGTGGAACCACATCGCGTGGTCCAGGCTCGCCCCCACCACGTCGCCGACCGCCCAGCCGCCGCGCCCGTGGGCCAGGAGCACCGAGTCGAGCAGCGTCATGTCGGAGACGTACGTCGCCATGCAGACGTGCAGCAGCGGGTCGTCGGCCAGCTTGCCGTTGGTGCGGAACCACACCTGGGAGCGGGGCTCGCGCGGCTCGCCGACGGTGCCGAACGGCGGGGCGTCCACGTACCGCAGGTCGACCGCGGCCCGCGCCTCGACCAGCCGGTCGACGACTCCGGGGTCGCTGAACCGGTCCGCGTACCGCGGCAGCATCTCGGCCGCCGTCGGCAGCGTGTCCGGATCGGGCGCGGCCGGCATGTCCGCCTGGTGCTCCAGCCCCTCCTCGTACGTCTGGAAGGACGCCGAGAGGTGGAAGATCGGCTGCCCGTGCTGGACGGCGACGACCCGCCGGGTGGTGAAGGAACGGCCGTCCCGGATGCGGTCGACGCTGTAGACGATCGGCGCTCCCGGGTCCCCCATCCGCAGGAAGTAGGAGTGCAGGGAGTGGGCGGTCCGGTCCGCGGGGACGGTGCGGCCCGCGGCGACGAGCGCCTGGGCCGCGACCTGTCCGCCGAAGACGCGGGGCACGATCGCCGAACGGCTGGTGCCCCGGAAGATGTCCTGCTCGATCTGCTCCAGGTCGAGCAGATCGAGCAGGGAATCAAGTGCTGAGCTCATGGGGAGAACGTAGCCGCTCTACAGGCCCATGGACTTGGCGATGATCGACTTCATGACCTCGCTGGTGCCGCCGTAGATGCGGTTGACCCGGTTGTCCGCGTACAGGCGGGCGATCGGGTACTCGTTCATGAAGCCGTAGCCGCCGTGCAGCTGGAGGCAGCGGTCGATCACGCGGTGCGCGACCTCGGTGCAGAACAGCTTCGCGGAGGCGGCCTCGGCGGCGGTCAGCTCACCGGCGTCCAGCGCCTCCAGCGCGCGGTCGGCGACGGCCTGGGCCGCGTCCACCTCGGCCTGGCAGGCGGCCAGCTCGAACTTGGTGTTCTGGAAGGAGGCGACGGTCTTGCCGAAGACCGTGCGGTCCTGCACGTACTCCTTGGCGAACCGGACGGCGGCCGCGGCCTGCGCGTAGGCGCCGAAGGCGATGCCCCAGCGCTCGGAGGCCAGGTTGGTGCCGAGGTAGCCGAAGCCCTTGTTCTCCTCGCCGAGGAGGTCCTCGACCGGGACCTTCACGTCGACGAACGCCAGCTCGGCGGTGTCGGAGACCTTCAGGCCCAGCTTGTCGAGCTTGCGGCCGACCGAGTAGCCCGCGGACTTGGTGTCGACGGCGAACAGGGAGATGCCGAAGCGGCGGTCGTCCTCGCGCGGGGCGGAGGTACGGGCGCAGACGATGACCCGGTCGGCGTGCACGCCGCCGGTGATGAAGGTCTTGGCGCCGTTGAGGACGTAGTGCGTGCCGTCCTCGGAGAGCTTGGCGGAGGTCTTCATGCCCGCGACGTCGGAACCGGTGCCCGGCTCGGTCATCGCGAGGGCCCACATCTCCTCGCCGGTGGTGAACTTCGGCAGCCAGCGCTTCTTCTGCTCGTCGGTGGCGAGCATCTTGACGTAGGGCAGGCCGAGCAGCGTGTGCACGCCGGAGCCGCCGAAGGACACGCCCGCACGGGCGGTCTCCTCGTAGATGACGGCTTCGTACTTGTGCGAGTCGATGCCCGCGCCGTCGTACTCCTCGTCCACGTTGATGCCGAAGACGCCCAGCTCACCGAGCTTGAGATAGAAGTCGCGCGGTGCCTGGCCGGCGGCGAACCACTCGTCGTAGACCGGCACGACCTCGGCCGCGATGAAGGCGCGGATGGTCTCCCGGAACGCCTCGTGGTCCTCGTTGAATACCGTACGGCGCACGGGGTGCCTCCCTGGTCGGCTTCGCTCGGCTTGGCTAAGCGCTTGCTCAGCCTTGGTTAAAAGTTACCCGGCGGTCACGTGAGCTGTCCAGGGTGATGCTGAGCACGCCGACGGGGAGCGCGCCGGGCGCCGGCTCCGGGGCCGCCTCAGATGCCGAGCCGGGCGGCGATCCCGTCCAGGACGCAGTCGAGGCCCGTCTCGAAGGCCCAGGTCGCGTCGTCCTTGCGGGTCGCCCGCAGTCCGTAGCGCTGGTACGTGGGATAGCGGCCGGTCCCCATCAGGTACATCATCTGCGGCGCCAGGCCCAGCCTCGTCTCGGCGCCGGACGACCAGCCGGCCGACTCCGTCCACTCCCGCACCGCCACCTCCGACTGCGCCGAGCCGTGGGCGAAGGCGCTGACCGTGCGGAAGGCGACCATCATCGTGTCCTCGTCGAGGCCCAGTCCGTCGAGCGCCGCCAGCTGCCGTTCGGCGACGGCCAGCCGGCCGGGCGTGAGGATGAAGAGGTGGGTCGGCAGCTGTCCCACCCAGGGGTGCCGCAGCATCGTGTCCCGGGTCAGCAGGCCGAAGGTGCGCAGCACCTCGCGCCACTCGGTCACCTCGTCGGGGATGCGCATCTCCGCCGCCACCCGTTCGGCCATCAGCGCCCACAGGTCGTCCTTGCCGGAGACGTGGCGGTAGGCCGCCATGGGGGCGACGCCCAGCTCCGTGGCGAGCCTGCGCATGGTGACGGCGGCGAAGCCCTCCGCGTCGGCGATCCGCACCGCGACGGCGCCGATGCGCTCCAGCGTGAGCGAGGTGCGGGGTGCGGCCGCGGGCTGTTCCAGGCGCTGCCAGAGCGACTCGTCCGGCGCCGTCTTCCCGCTGTCCTTCTTCCGGCCGGTCACGGGCGGGCTCCTCTCGATAGGCGTGAAGCGTACAGCGTATCCGTCAGTGGACGACGTACACATGGACGTGTACGTTGTACGCATCGAGATACGCAGTACACATCCACGGCTCCGTGTTCACGGCCTCCGTGTCCACTGCTCACCAGGGGGACTCATGTCCAGCAGCACCCGTCCGCAGCTCCGCGTCGCCGTCATCGTCGGCAGCACCCGCGAGGGCCGCTTCGCGCCCGTCGTCACCCAGTGGCTGAAGGGACACCTGGCCCAGCGCGGCGACATGACCACCGATGTCGTCGACCTCACCGAGACCCCGCTGCCCACGGTCCTGCCCGCGTTCGGCGAGCCGCCGGCGCCGGGTACCGAGGAGGCCCTCGCCCTGGTGTCACCGAGGCTCGCGGCGGCCGACGCGTTCGTCTTCGTCACCCCGGAGTACAACCACAGCTTCCCGGCGTCCCTGAAGAACGCCATCGACTGGCACAACCAGCAGTGGCACGCCAAGCCGGTCGCCTTCGTCTCCTACGGCGGCCTCTCCGGCGGCCTGCGGGCCGTGGAGCAGCTCCGCGTCGTGATGGCCGAGCTGAACGCGACGACCATCCGCAACACCGTCAGCTTCCACAACGCCTACGGACAGTTCGCCGAGGACGGCACCGTCGACGACGCCCAGGTCGACGCTGCCGCCAAGGCGCTCCTCGACCAGCTCGCCTGGTGGGCGCACGCACTGCGGGACGCCCGCGCCGCCACCCCGTACACCGCCTGAAGAACGCCTCACGGACACGGATCACGGATACGGATACGGGGGCACCCATGACTCAGTCCACGGACGGCACGCACGCCCGGCAGGGGCCGGAAGCGGCCGGGCCGCCGCCCGGCGACGAGGGCGGGAGCGGACCGTCGAAGCTCGTCCTGTTCGCTCTCCTGCTCGGCCTGGTGCTCGGCCTGCTCGACGGGACGGTCGTCGGCACCGCACTGCCCACGATCGTCGGGGACCTCGGCGGACTCGACCATCTGTCCTGGGTGGTGACGGTCTATCTGCTGACCGCCTCCGTCTCCACCCCCATCTGGGGCAAGCTCGGCGACCTGTACGGGCGCAAGGGCGCCTTCGTCTGGTCGGTCACGGTGTTCCTGGCGGGGTCCGTGCTCTCCGGACTCGCCCAGGACATGGGCCAGCTCATCGCCTTCCGCGCCGTCCAGGGGCTCGGCGCGGGCGGTCTCATGGTCGGCGCCCTGTCCATCATCGGCGTCATGATGCCGCCCTCGCAGGCGGGCCGCTCCCAGGCGATGATCGGCGCCATGATGCCGGTCGCCCTGGTCGGCGGGCCGCTGCTCGGCGGCTTCCTCACCGACCAGCTGAACTGGCGCTGGGTCTTCTACGTCAACGTCCCCGTGGGCGCGCTCGCCCTGCTCGTCATCGGCCTCCGTCTGCACCTGCACACCGAGCGGGTCAAGCCGCGGATCGACTACGCGGGGGCCGGACTGCTCACCACCGCCATCCTGGCGCTCACCCTGCTGGGCAGCTGGGGCGGTACGAGGTACGGGTGGTCGTCGCCGCAGATCATCGGCCTCGGGGTGACCGGAGCCGTCGCCCTGGTCTGGTTCGTCCGGGTCGAGCGCCGCGTCGCCG harbors:
- a CDS encoding methylcrotonoyl-CoA carboxylase; translation: MQQAPVLASAADPASEAWQANEAAHHALTDELRKRLATARLGGGEKARARHVARGKLLPRERVDTLLDPGSPFLELAPLAAEGLYGGAAPAAGVIAGIGRVSGRECVIVANDATVKGGTYYPMTVKKHLRAQEVALENRLPCLYLVDSGGAFLPMQDEVFPDREHFGRIFYNQARMSGAGIPQIAAVLGSCTAGGAYVPAMSDEAVIVRNQGTIFLGGPPLVKAATGEVVTAEELGGGEVHSRTSGVTDHLAEDDAHALRIVRNIVATLPDRGALPWSVQPADEPKVDPAGLYGAVPVDSRTPYDVREVIARVVDGSRFAEFKAEYGTTLITGFAHIHGHPVGIVANNGILFSESAQKGAHFIELCDQRGIPLVFLQNISGFMVGRDYEAGGIAKHGAKMVTAVACTRVPKLTVVVGGSYGAGNYSMCGRAYSPRFLWMWPNAKISVMGGEQAASVLATVKRDQLGDDWSAEDEESFKAPIREQYETQGNAYYATARLWDDGVIDPLETRQVLGLALTACANAPLGDAGFGVFRM
- a CDS encoding TetR/AcrR family transcriptional regulator yields the protein MSTHAAARVAAPTRREQILKEAARLFAERGFHGVGVDEIGAAVGISGPGLYRHFPGKDAMLAELLVGISERLLSGGQLRVSEDASGDRSPEALLDALIEGHIDFALDDRPLITLHDRELDRLRDTDRKRVRRLQREYVEVWVAVVRELYPDLPEHEARATVHAVFGLLNSTPHLGRPGALPGRTDTAALLHRLARGAFAAAGEREAG
- a CDS encoding phosphatase; this translates as MPIPSRAALVDHLVRTRIAGDVATPRDNNLAHYRKLANGDRHYWLGLELGDRWRDEQDVLAVMAERCGVSDDPEHRFGQDTIDPELTVDALERAAARLRKAADGSERVLFATGHPGGLLDVHRLTAAALRTAGCEIMRIPAGLMADEGMVFQFADVAVQERGATLWHTHSPAPMAAILDALEREGRPMPDLVVADHGWAGCAAQRGLDAIGYADCNDPALFLGESEGTLQVAVPLDDHVLDPRFYDPMTDYLLDAAGLL
- a CDS encoding SRPBCC family protein, which encodes MNSAAKESRHLGVHIARTADEVYAFASDPRNLPAWAHGLGDSITETDGRWVAESSPMGRAVVDFVPHNELGVLDHDVTLPSGETVHNPVRVIGDGTGSEVVFTLRRRPGMSDADFERDADTVAGDLDRLRGLLEPA
- a CDS encoding cation diffusion facilitator family transporter, coding for MSDARADGGESGAGTDTASGGESTFTVIVAAVANLGIAVAKAVAGLISGSSAMLSEAAHSVADTVTEVLLLTALKRSEKPADDEHPLGYGPERYIWAMLASVATFVGGAVFSIYDGIHTLVAGEELGDPLISYLVLAVAFLLEGFSLRTGLRQVRAEAGRLGTPAKRYLRLTPDTAVKAVVMEDSAALAGLLLAAGGLLGGQLSGSGVWDGVASILIGALLVYVAWVLGRSNAQLLIGRPVPAAMRAGVREELLTVPHIIDVLELTTLIQGPSEILIAAKVDFRDVASAEQVEWACEEAEQQLRERYPAIRRVYLDPTPGLEQRRRARAAGGGAVAGDDEDSGGGGLFTDRTEGPR
- the tesB gene encoding acyl-CoA thioesterase II, translated to MSSALDSLLDLLDLEQIEQDIFRGTSRSAIVPRVFGGQVAAQALVAAGRTVPADRTAHSLHSYFLRMGDPGAPIVYSVDRIRDGRSFTTRRVVAVQHGQPIFHLSASFQTYEEGLEHQADMPAAPDPDTLPTAAEMLPRYADRFSDPGVVDRLVEARAAVDLRYVDAPPFGTVGEPREPRSQVWFRTNGKLADDPLLHVCMATYVSDMTLLDSVLLAHGRGGWAVGDVVGASLDHAMWFHRPFRADEWLLYDQESPSASGGRGLGQARIYTQDGRLAITVIQEGVVRVPRKG
- a CDS encoding acyl-CoA dehydrogenase family protein translates to MRRTVFNEDHEAFRETIRAFIAAEVVPVYDEWFAAGQAPRDFYLKLGELGVFGINVDEEYDGAGIDSHKYEAVIYEETARAGVSFGGSGVHTLLGLPYVKMLATDEQKKRWLPKFTTGEEMWALAMTEPGTGSDVAGMKTSAKLSEDGTHYVLNGAKTFITGGVHADRVIVCARTSAPREDDRRFGISLFAVDTKSAGYSVGRKLDKLGLKVSDTAELAFVDVKVPVEDLLGEENKGFGYLGTNLASERWGIAFGAYAQAAAAVRFAKEYVQDRTVFGKTVASFQNTKFELAACQAEVDAAQAVADRALEALDAGELTAAEAASAKLFCTEVAHRVIDRCLQLHGGYGFMNEYPIARLYADNRVNRIYGGTSEVMKSIIAKSMGL
- a CDS encoding TetR/AcrR family transcriptional regulator, whose product is MTGRKKDSGKTAPDESLWQRLEQPAAAPRTSLTLERIGAVAVRIADAEGFAAVTMRRLATELGVAPMAAYRHVSGKDDLWALMAERVAAEMRIPDEVTEWREVLRTFGLLTRDTMLRHPWVGQLPTHLFILTPGRLAVAERQLAALDGLGLDEDTMMVAFRTVSAFAHGSAQSEVAVREWTESAGWSSGAETRLGLAPQMMYLMGTGRYPTYQRYGLRATRKDDATWAFETGLDCVLDGIAARLGI
- a CDS encoding NAD(P)H-dependent oxidoreductase translates to MSSSTRPQLRVAVIVGSTREGRFAPVVTQWLKGHLAQRGDMTTDVVDLTETPLPTVLPAFGEPPAPGTEEALALVSPRLAAADAFVFVTPEYNHSFPASLKNAIDWHNQQWHAKPVAFVSYGGLSGGLRAVEQLRVVMAELNATTIRNTVSFHNAYGQFAEDGTVDDAQVDAAAKALLDQLAWWAHALRDARAATPYTA
- a CDS encoding DHA2 family efflux MFS transporter permease subunit; amino-acid sequence: MTQSTDGTHARQGPEAAGPPPGDEGGSGPSKLVLFALLLGLVLGLLDGTVVGTALPTIVGDLGGLDHLSWVVTVYLLTASVSTPIWGKLGDLYGRKGAFVWSVTVFLAGSVLSGLAQDMGQLIAFRAVQGLGAGGLMVGALSIIGVMMPPSQAGRSQAMIGAMMPVALVGGPLLGGFLTDQLNWRWVFYVNVPVGALALLVIGLRLHLHTERVKPRIDYAGAGLLTTAILALTLLGSWGGTRYGWSSPQIIGLGVTGAVALVWFVRVERRVAEPIIPPRLFADRNFTLAQILTFLAGAAMLGASTYLPQYMQFVRGASSTASGMLLLPLMAGMFGAQLLLGRILSKGGRYRPYPVLGGALTAVGALLLLATGAGTPTAVTSALTLVLGIGMGLLMQSTLLITINSATPRDMGAATGTATLVRTIGSSLGIAVLGAVYTSRLHTAGMPDGGTSWTPEAVRGMPDGVRDAVRTAVTDGLHGVLIGAALLGAVIFMVAWLMREVPLREE